In Kitasatospora sp. NBC_00240, the following are encoded in one genomic region:
- a CDS encoding glycoside hydrolase family 3 C-terminal domain-containing protein codes for MTTTAVPDRPPIEQLAFRDPARPLRTRVGDLLARLTPGERIAMLHQYSPAVPRLGTAAFRTGTEALHGVGWLGAATVFPQAVGLGATWDDELLHEVATAIGTELRAFHHHRAPLAGEGRISLQAWAPVVNLLRDPRWGRNEEGYAEDPLLTARLADSFCRGLAGDDPDHLRTAPILKHFLAYNNEDERCVTSSGLRPRVLHEYDLAAFRTAVASGSATGVMPAYNLVNGRPCHVSPLIEDELRRWAAPTGHELYVCSDAEAPSNLVDPEHYFEDHAESHAAALRAGVDSFTDHADDPRTTVARITEALARGLLTEADVDRAVRRQLSIRFRLGEFDPGPGPYGATPWSVVDSPAHRDLALRAATESVVLLRNERALLPLDPAEGRRVAVVGPLADTLFEDWYSGTMPYRITVAAGLGAALGARGGEVSCTEGVDRITLRAASTGGLLAVPAGDPAGPMTVTATEGAGDGNVGDGKAVDGNVGDGKAVDGNVGDGKAVDEACFDLFDWGGGVLTLRSAASGRYVTLKDEGLGLAADQTQPNGWDVHETFRLEPGPDGTELLRNVYSGGYAAVDPVTGLVTVSAGTPAGAERWTRRVVRDGAAEALAAVRAADTAVVVLGNDPHINGRETQDRADLHLPPAQEALLRAVAAECPDTVLVLMSSYPYAVDRAAAQVPAVLWTSHGGQETGRALAAVLLGDSDPAGRLPQTWYRGDDPLPERLDYDIVQAGWTYQYHRAAPAFPFGHGLSYTSFEYAGLTAALDGEEIRCAVEVRNTGARPGTETVQLYTRALGARYQAPLLRLADYRKLRLAPGGSRRVEFTLPRSALAHWDVAEGGFTVDPGAYEILVGRSAGAVELSVPLTVDGPPPGPRQVLGRTVRAVDFDDHAGIALVDAHRDHGDAVAPVAEGAAARLVFRAVELPGGPLAFEAEVAREGAGGAVLELRTGGGRDGGPDGGTLLASLAVPSTGGRYAWTSVRVDLPDSPGGVHDLHLVLRGEQRLASFRVARG; via the coding sequence GTGACGACCACCGCTGTGCCCGACCGGCCGCCCATCGAGCAGCTCGCCTTCCGCGACCCCGCACGACCGCTGCGGACACGCGTCGGGGACCTCCTCGCCCGGCTCACCCCCGGCGAGCGGATCGCCATGCTGCACCAGTACTCCCCCGCCGTCCCCCGGCTCGGTACGGCCGCCTTCCGTACCGGCACCGAAGCCCTGCACGGCGTCGGCTGGCTCGGCGCCGCCACCGTCTTCCCGCAGGCCGTCGGCCTGGGCGCCACCTGGGACGACGAGCTGCTGCACGAGGTCGCCACCGCGATCGGCACCGAACTCCGGGCCTTCCACCACCACCGGGCCCCGCTCGCCGGCGAGGGCCGGATCAGCCTGCAGGCCTGGGCGCCCGTGGTGAACCTGCTGCGGGACCCGCGCTGGGGCCGCAACGAGGAGGGCTACGCCGAGGACCCGCTGCTCACCGCCCGCCTCGCCGACTCCTTCTGCCGGGGCCTGGCCGGGGACGACCCCGACCACCTGCGCACCGCGCCGATCCTCAAGCACTTCCTCGCGTACAACAACGAGGACGAGCGCTGCGTGACCTCCTCCGGCCTGCGCCCGCGGGTCCTGCACGAGTACGACCTGGCCGCGTTCCGCACCGCCGTCGCCAGCGGCTCCGCGACCGGCGTGATGCCCGCCTACAACCTGGTCAACGGCCGCCCCTGCCACGTGAGTCCGCTGATCGAGGACGAACTGAGGCGCTGGGCCGCGCCGACCGGGCACGAGCTGTACGTCTGCAGCGACGCCGAGGCCCCCTCCAACCTGGTCGACCCCGAGCACTACTTCGAGGACCACGCCGAGTCGCACGCCGCCGCCCTGCGGGCCGGCGTCGACAGCTTCACCGACCACGCCGACGACCCGCGCACCACCGTCGCCCGGATCACCGAGGCCCTGGCCCGCGGCCTGCTCACCGAGGCCGACGTCGACCGGGCCGTGCGCCGCCAGCTGTCGATCCGCTTCCGGCTCGGCGAGTTCGACCCCGGCCCCGGCCCGTACGGCGCCACGCCCTGGTCGGTGGTCGACTCCCCCGCGCACCGCGACCTCGCGCTGCGCGCCGCCACCGAGTCCGTCGTCCTGCTCAGGAACGAGCGGGCGCTGCTGCCGCTCGACCCCGCCGAGGGGCGCCGGGTCGCCGTGGTCGGCCCGCTCGCCGACACCCTGTTCGAGGACTGGTACAGCGGCACCATGCCGTACCGGATCACCGTGGCGGCCGGGCTCGGCGCAGCCCTGGGCGCCCGCGGCGGCGAGGTGTCGTGCACCGAGGGCGTGGACCGGATCACCCTGCGGGCGGCCTCCACCGGCGGGCTGCTCGCCGTCCCCGCGGGCGATCCGGCCGGGCCGATGACCGTGACCGCGACGGAAGGGGCCGGCGACGGGAACGTCGGCGACGGCAAGGCCGTCGACGGGAACGTCGGCGACGGCAAGGCCGTCGACGGGAACGTCGGCGACGGCAAGGCCGTCGACGAGGCCTGCTTCGACCTGTTCGACTGGGGCGGCGGCGTGCTGACCCTGCGCAGCGCCGCCTCCGGGCGCTACGTCACCCTCAAGGACGAGGGCCTCGGCCTCGCCGCCGACCAGACCCAGCCGAACGGCTGGGACGTGCACGAGACCTTCCGGCTGGAGCCGGGCCCGGACGGCACCGAGCTGCTCCGCAACGTGTACAGCGGCGGGTACGCGGCCGTCGATCCGGTCACCGGCCTGGTCACCGTCTCCGCCGGGACGCCGGCCGGGGCCGAGCGGTGGACCAGGAGGGTCGTCCGGGACGGCGCCGCCGAGGCACTGGCCGCCGTCCGCGCCGCCGACACGGCCGTCGTCGTCCTCGGCAACGACCCGCACATCAACGGCCGGGAGACCCAGGACCGCGCCGACCTGCACCTGCCGCCGGCCCAGGAGGCCCTGCTGCGCGCCGTCGCCGCCGAGTGCCCCGACACCGTGCTGGTGCTGATGAGCAGCTACCCCTACGCCGTCGACCGGGCCGCCGCACAGGTGCCGGCGGTGCTGTGGACCTCGCACGGCGGCCAGGAGACCGGCCGCGCACTGGCCGCCGTCCTGCTGGGTGACAGCGACCCGGCCGGCCGGCTGCCGCAGACCTGGTACCGGGGGGACGACCCGCTGCCCGAGCGCCTGGACTACGACATCGTCCAGGCCGGCTGGACGTACCAGTACCACCGGGCCGCGCCGGCCTTCCCGTTCGGGCACGGGCTCTCGTACACGTCCTTCGAGTACGCCGGGCTGACGGCGGCCCTGGACGGCGAGGAGATCCGCTGCGCGGTGGAGGTCCGCAACACCGGCGCGCGGCCGGGGACGGAGACCGTGCAGCTCTACACCCGGGCGCTGGGGGCGCGGTACCAGGCGCCGCTGCTGCGGCTGGCCGACTACCGCAAGCTGCGGCTGGCTCCGGGCGGGAGCCGGCGGGTGGAGTTCACCCTGCCGCGGTCGGCGCTGGCGCACTGGGACGTGGCCGAGGGCGGGTTCACCGTCGACCCGGGCGCGTACGAAATCCTGGTGGGACGTTCGGCCGGGGCGGTCGAGCTGTCCGTGCCGCTGACCGTCGACGGGCCGCCGCCCGGCCCGCGTCAGGTGCTGGGGCGGACCGTCCGGGCCGTCGACTTCGACGACCACGCCGGGATCGCCCTGGTGGACGCCCACCGCGACCACGGCGACGCGGTGGCCCCGGTGGCCGAGGGTGCAGCGGCGCGGCTGGTGTTCCGGGCGGTCGAACTGCCGGGCGGGCCACTGGCCTTCGAGGCCGAGGTGGCCCGCGAGGGCGCGGGCGGCGCGGTGCTGGAGCTACGGACCGGCGGCGGCAGGGACGGCGGCCCGGACGGCGGCACGCTGCTGGCGAGTCTCGCCGTGCCGTCCACCGGCGGGCGGTACGCCTGGACCAGCGTCCGCGTCGACCTGCCGGACAGCCCCGGCGGGGTGCACGACCTGCACCTGGTGCTGCGCGGGGAGCAGCGCCTGGCGTCCTTCCGGGTGGCCCGCGGCTGA
- a CDS encoding MOSC domain-containing protein, with protein MQLLSLNIGRPRPNPWKGIALTGIDKRPVDGPVAVTAPGPKGTGAVGLAGDRVYDVKHHGGADQAVYAYAREDLDRWEPELGRPLPDGCFGENLTTSGLDVNGALIGERWRIGPDVVLEVSCPRIPCGTFQGWLERAGWIKEFTRAALPGAYLRVIEPGEIRAGDRIEIVHRPDHQVTVAASFRAMTTEPELLPGLLVADALPAEDLEQIRGRLARRRPDR; from the coding sequence ATGCAGCTGCTCTCCCTGAACATCGGCCGACCGCGTCCCAACCCGTGGAAGGGCATCGCCCTGACCGGGATCGACAAGCGCCCGGTCGACGGCCCGGTCGCCGTGACGGCCCCCGGGCCCAAGGGCACCGGCGCGGTGGGCCTGGCCGGGGACCGCGTCTACGACGTGAAGCACCACGGCGGCGCCGACCAGGCCGTCTACGCCTACGCGAGGGAGGATCTCGACCGCTGGGAGCCCGAGTTGGGCCGCCCGCTGCCCGACGGCTGCTTCGGGGAGAACCTCACCACCAGCGGTCTCGACGTCAACGGCGCCCTGATCGGCGAGCGTTGGCGGATCGGCCCGGACGTCGTCCTGGAGGTCTCCTGCCCGCGCATCCCCTGCGGCACCTTCCAGGGCTGGCTGGAACGCGCGGGCTGGATCAAGGAGTTCACCCGGGCCGCGCTCCCCGGGGCGTACCTGCGGGTGATCGAGCCCGGCGAGATCCGCGCCGGCGACCGGATCGAGATCGTGCACCGGCCCGACCACCAGGTGACGGTGGCCGCGTCCTTCCGAGCCATGACCACCGAACCGGAGCTGCTGCCGGGCCTGCTGGTGGCGGACGCGCTGCCGGCGGAGGACCTGGAGCAGATCCGCGGGCGCCTCGCACGACGGCGCCCCGACCGGTGA
- a CDS encoding glycoside hydrolase N-terminal domain-containing protein, giving the protein MNPRETGAVDGAPADPSAASAPPTPIRDDSHAVHDTAPATRWEDAHLSGNGEYGIMVNGGPHRERVVLNHHRYVLPNGTRHLRAPETAHRLEEIRDLVLAGRAPEAQRIWAGGAELRWTQSFHPGHALEIATPAHGPVHDYLRSTDFATGQITVGWQDDAGLWRRRSFVSRADAVVVQELTGPPADLRLRLTGDLPDCPEDVRHRCTATEAAPALGLLDARATYPPGQGAYGFEAVTLVHAPGARIDTDGDVLILRGARRVLLLTALDRQEQPGWHTGTIRRRLGRLPADYDTLLAAHTALHTPAYRRATLDLGGAGAAARTTELIERQHKQPDRLDPALLELLFHSGRYLLLSASGVLPPRLTGLWIGGWGAAWAGDFTTDANLNLQLAGANPAALPEAVHAHAALVRGQIADWRANARALYGARGLLAPGRTDGEHGHLFHLDDDWPWPAWLAGADWLLHPLHEYWRTTGDDEFLRLELAGWLIGAAEFFEDFLTRTDDRGRVVFVPSYSPEVAPEGAAGSATVNAVMDVAAGRHALETAVEVCEHLGIEPEAVARWRALLPRLPAYLVNSAGRLTEWAWPGLDGNLDHRHVSHLHPVWPLREITRDATPALAEAAHRALAERGDENLSAHGSLHRALAAARLRDAGLVRANLLKILGGDMLFRSLMTSHNPGLEIYNADAAITLPGLLLELLVDARPGRLDLLPALPEELTRGTVRGVACQGRVTVLELEWDLTAGTARALLRSAVDQVLAVHCRGAGREVTLVAGGEREVRFGC; this is encoded by the coding sequence GTGAATCCCCGCGAAACCGGCGCAGTTGACGGCGCCCCAGCAGACCCGTCCGCCGCCTCCGCACCACCCACCCCGATCAGGGACGACAGCCACGCCGTCCACGACACCGCCCCCGCCACCCGCTGGGAGGACGCCCACCTCTCCGGCAACGGCGAGTACGGGATCATGGTCAACGGCGGCCCGCACCGCGAGCGCGTCGTCCTCAACCACCACCGCTACGTCCTCCCCAACGGCACCCGCCACCTCCGGGCGCCCGAGACGGCCCACCGGCTGGAGGAGATCCGCGACCTCGTCCTCGCCGGCCGCGCCCCCGAGGCCCAACGGATCTGGGCCGGCGGCGCCGAACTGCGCTGGACCCAGTCCTTCCACCCCGGCCACGCCCTGGAGATCGCCACCCCCGCCCACGGGCCGGTCCACGACTACCTGCGCAGCACCGACTTCGCCACCGGCCAGATCACCGTCGGCTGGCAGGACGACGCCGGCCTCTGGCGACGGCGCTCCTTCGTCTCCCGCGCCGACGCCGTCGTCGTGCAGGAGCTCACCGGCCCGCCCGCCGACCTCCGGCTGCGCCTCACCGGAGACCTCCCCGACTGCCCCGAGGACGTCCGGCACCGCTGCACCGCCACCGAGGCGGCCCCCGCACTCGGCCTGCTGGACGCCCGCGCCACCTACCCGCCCGGCCAGGGCGCGTACGGCTTCGAGGCCGTCACCCTGGTGCACGCCCCCGGCGCCCGGATCGACACCGACGGGGACGTGCTGATCCTGCGCGGGGCCCGGCGCGTCCTGCTGCTCACCGCCCTCGACCGCCAGGAACAGCCCGGGTGGCACACCGGCACGATCCGCCGCCGCCTCGGCCGGCTCCCCGCCGACTACGACACCCTGCTGGCCGCGCACACCGCCCTGCACACCCCCGCCTACCGGCGCGCCACCCTGGACCTCGGCGGCGCCGGAGCGGCCGCCCGTACGACAGAGCTGATCGAACGTCAGCACAAGCAGCCGGACCGCCTCGACCCCGCGCTGCTCGAACTGCTCTTCCACAGTGGCCGCTACCTGCTGCTCTCCGCCAGCGGAGTGCTGCCGCCCCGCCTCACCGGGCTCTGGATCGGCGGCTGGGGCGCCGCCTGGGCCGGTGACTTCACCACCGACGCCAACCTCAACCTCCAACTGGCCGGCGCCAATCCGGCCGCCCTGCCGGAGGCCGTGCACGCGCACGCCGCGCTGGTCCGCGGCCAGATCGCCGACTGGCGGGCCAACGCCCGGGCCCTGTACGGCGCCAGGGGCCTGCTCGCGCCCGGACGCACCGACGGCGAGCACGGGCACCTGTTCCACCTCGACGACGACTGGCCCTGGCCGGCCTGGCTGGCCGGCGCCGACTGGCTGCTGCACCCGCTGCACGAGTACTGGCGCACCACCGGCGACGACGAGTTCCTGCGCCTCGAACTGGCCGGCTGGCTGATCGGCGCCGCCGAGTTCTTCGAGGACTTCCTCACCCGCACCGACGACCGGGGCCGGGTCGTCTTCGTCCCGTCCTACTCCCCGGAGGTCGCCCCCGAAGGGGCGGCCGGCTCCGCCACCGTGAACGCCGTGATGGACGTCGCGGCCGGCCGGCACGCCCTGGAGACGGCTGTGGAGGTCTGCGAGCACCTCGGCATCGAGCCCGAGGCCGTGGCGCGCTGGCGGGCCCTGCTGCCACGGCTCCCGGCGTACCTGGTCAACTCCGCCGGCCGGCTCACCGAATGGGCCTGGCCCGGCCTGGACGGCAACCTCGACCACCGGCACGTCAGCCACCTCCACCCGGTCTGGCCGCTGCGCGAGATCACCCGGGACGCCACCCCGGCGCTCGCCGAGGCCGCGCACCGGGCCCTCGCCGAGCGCGGCGACGAGAACCTCTCCGCCCACGGCAGCCTGCACCGCGCGCTGGCCGCCGCCCGCCTGCGCGACGCCGGGCTGGTCCGCGCCAACCTGCTGAAGATCCTCGGCGGCGACATGCTGTTCCGCTCGCTGATGACCTCGCACAACCCCGGCCTGGAGATCTACAACGCCGACGCCGCGATCACCCTGCCCGGCCTGCTCCTGGAGCTCCTGGTCGACGCCCGGCCCGGCCGGCTCGACCTGCTGCCGGCCCTGCCCGAGGAGCTCACGCGCGGCACCGTCCGGGGGGTGGCCTGCCAGGGCCGGGTCACCGTGCTGGAGCTCGAATGGGATCTGACGGCGGGCACCGCACGGGCGCTGCTGCGCTCCGCCGTCGACCAGGTGCTCGCCGTGCACTGCCGGGGCGCCGGCCGGGAGGTCACCCTGGTGGCGGGCGGGGAGCGGGAGGTGCGGTTCGGCTGCTGA
- a CDS encoding cellulose binding domain-containing protein, giving the protein MTGLGGTAAAAPDAATADSYTWSNARIDGGGFVPGIVFNQTEKNLVYARTDIGGAYRQDPATKKWIPLLDSVGWDDWNLTGVASLATDPVQTNRVYVAAGMYTNSWDPDNGAILRSTDKGATWARTALPFKIGGNMPGRGMGERLAVDPNNDKVLYFGAPSGNGLWRSTDYGVTWAQVTAFPNVGHYAPDPSDANGYLSAEQGVLWVTFDKTSAAAGATTQTIYVGVADKDNSVYRSTDGGASWTRLAGQPTGFLPHKGVLDPVNGYLYLATSDTGGPYDGGKGDIWRYATATGVWTRISPLPSTDSGAYFGYSGLTIDRQHPNVLMATGYSSWWPDTQIYRSTDFGATWKPIWEYSSYPTRVDHYTMDVSSSPWLTWGANPSPPEETPKLGWMTESLEIDPFNSDRMMYGTGATLYGSENLTGWDTGGKITIKPVVQGLEETAVNDLISPPTGAGLLSALGDIGGFRHTSLTTVPAMMYTSPNFTTSTSLDYAEANGNMVVRTGNLDSGSTSKRIAFSNDNGANWYQANSEPAGTTGGGTVALAADGSRVLWAPDGGAVSSSTFGGNSWTAAGGVPAGARVASDRVNPKKFYAFSAGKFYTSTDGGLTFTASAATGLPATGNVRFKALTTTEGDVWFAGGTTGSGAAYGLWHSTDSGATFTRIAAADQADSIGFGKPAPGRTYPALYTSAKINGVRGIFRSDDAGASWTRINNDAQQWGWTGATITGDPRVYGRVYVGTNGRGIIVGDTSSTPPSPTATASPSATATATPTTSTSPTATASPTATASPTATSSPTATSSPTAGGSCEITYAVASQWGGGFGANVTVKNTGSTALTGWTVKWAYANGQQITSLWNGAYTQSGANVTVSNLSYNGSLAAGGGSTSFGFNGSWTGGNTNPTAATLNGTSCTVK; this is encoded by the coding sequence ATGACCGGCCTCGGCGGCACGGCCGCCGCGGCGCCAGACGCCGCCACCGCCGACTCGTACACCTGGAGCAACGCCAGGATCGACGGCGGCGGCTTCGTCCCCGGCATCGTCTTCAACCAGACCGAGAAGAACCTGGTCTACGCCCGCACCGACATCGGCGGCGCCTACCGCCAGGACCCGGCCACCAAGAAGTGGATCCCGCTGCTCGACTCGGTCGGCTGGGACGACTGGAACCTCACCGGCGTGGCCAGCCTCGCCACCGACCCGGTGCAGACCAACCGCGTGTACGTGGCAGCAGGCATGTACACCAACAGCTGGGACCCCGACAACGGCGCCATCCTGCGCTCCACCGACAAGGGCGCCACCTGGGCCCGGACGGCGCTGCCGTTCAAGATCGGCGGCAACATGCCGGGCCGGGGCATGGGCGAGCGCCTGGCCGTCGACCCCAACAACGACAAGGTGCTCTACTTCGGCGCGCCCAGCGGCAACGGCCTCTGGCGCAGCACCGACTACGGCGTCACCTGGGCGCAGGTCACCGCGTTCCCCAACGTCGGCCACTACGCGCCCGACCCGAGCGACGCCAACGGCTACCTGAGCGCCGAGCAGGGCGTCCTCTGGGTGACCTTCGACAAGACCTCGGCCGCGGCCGGCGCCACCACACAGACCATCTACGTCGGCGTCGCCGACAAGGACAACAGCGTCTACAGATCGACCGACGGCGGCGCCAGCTGGACCAGGCTGGCGGGGCAGCCGACCGGCTTCCTGCCGCACAAGGGCGTGCTGGACCCGGTCAACGGCTACCTCTACCTGGCCACCAGCGACACCGGCGGCCCGTACGACGGCGGCAAGGGCGACATCTGGCGGTACGCCACCGCGACCGGCGTCTGGACCAGGATCAGCCCGCTGCCCTCCACCGACTCCGGTGCGTACTTCGGCTACAGCGGCCTGACGATCGACCGCCAGCACCCCAACGTGCTGATGGCGACCGGCTACAGCTCCTGGTGGCCGGACACCCAGATCTACCGCAGCACCGACTTCGGGGCGACGTGGAAGCCGATCTGGGAGTACAGCTCCTACCCGACCCGGGTCGACCACTACACCATGGACGTCTCCAGCTCCCCCTGGCTGACCTGGGGCGCCAATCCGAGCCCGCCGGAGGAGACGCCGAAGCTGGGCTGGATGACCGAGTCGCTGGAGATCGACCCGTTCAACTCGGACCGGATGATGTACGGCACCGGCGCCACCCTCTACGGCAGCGAGAACCTCACCGGGTGGGACACCGGCGGCAAGATCACCATCAAGCCGGTGGTCCAGGGCCTGGAGGAGACCGCCGTCAACGACCTGATCAGCCCGCCCACCGGCGCGGGCCTGCTCAGCGCGCTCGGCGACATCGGCGGGTTCCGGCACACCTCGCTCACCACCGTGCCCGCGATGATGTACACCTCGCCCAACTTCACCACCAGCACCAGCCTGGACTACGCCGAGGCCAACGGGAACATGGTGGTGCGCACCGGCAACCTGGACAGCGGCAGCACCAGCAAGCGGATCGCCTTCTCCAACGACAACGGCGCCAACTGGTACCAGGCGAACAGCGAGCCGGCCGGCACCACCGGCGGCGGCACCGTGGCCCTGGCGGCGGACGGCAGCCGGGTGCTCTGGGCGCCGGACGGCGGCGCGGTCTCCAGCTCCACCTTCGGCGGCAACTCCTGGACGGCCGCCGGCGGTGTGCCGGCGGGCGCCCGGGTCGCCTCCGACCGGGTCAACCCGAAGAAGTTCTACGCCTTCTCCGCCGGGAAGTTCTACACCTCCACCGACGGCGGCCTGACCTTCACCGCCAGTGCGGCGACCGGCCTGCCGGCCACCGGCAACGTCCGCTTCAAGGCGCTCACCACCACCGAGGGCGACGTCTGGTTCGCCGGCGGCACCACCGGCAGCGGCGCGGCCTACGGCCTGTGGCACTCCACCGACTCGGGTGCGACCTTCACCCGGATCGCGGCGGCCGACCAGGCCGACAGCATCGGCTTCGGCAAGCCCGCCCCCGGCCGGACCTACCCCGCGCTCTACACCAGTGCGAAGATCAACGGCGTCCGGGGCATCTTCCGGTCGGACGACGCCGGGGCCAGCTGGACCAGGATCAACAACGACGCCCAGCAGTGGGGTTGGACCGGCGCCACCATCACCGGCGACCCCCGGGTGTACGGCCGGGTGTACGTCGGGACCAACGGGCGCGGCATCATCGTGGGCGACACCAGCAGCACGCCGCCGAGCCCCACGGCCACCGCCTCCCCCTCGGCGACGGCCACCGCGACCCCGACCACCTCCACCAGCCCGACCGCGACCGCCTCGCCGACGGCCACCGCCAGCCCCACCGCGACCAGCTCCCCCACCGCCACCAGCAGCCCGACGGCCGGCGGGAGTTGCGAGATCACGTACGCGGTCGCCAGTCAGTGGGGCGGCGGCTTCGGCGCCAACGTGACCGTGAAGAACACCGGCTCCACCGCGCTCACCGGGTGGACGGTGAAGTGGGCTTACGCCAACGGCCAGCAGATCACCTCGCTGTGGAACGGCGCGTACACCCAGTCCGGAGCCAACGTCACGGTGAGCAACCTGAGTTACAACGGCTCACTGGCGGCCGGGGGCGGCAGCACCTCGTTCGGCTTCAACGGCAGCTGGACGGGCGGCAACACCAACCCGACCGCGGCCACCCTCAACGGGACGTCCTGCACCGTGAAGTAG
- a CDS encoding DUF6333 family protein, protein MSPNQQVAWRQSVIQITRVHPPCPAPFDHHAARRAPAHDPVRARAVVAALPTVATVAEELDPVRRRDLGHPNHLEDLDLVTVGCWGGIVQISDPAFGEDGILSTNLDNAFQAQVKAHPEARITAVCEMYSAETYGKYLAHVPGQPDLAVDGWDEQFVTGDPARLLRAVGANSGAPGAECLDPDQEEPYLGLEYLNLITCNLHSVWANERLMVSVFRVTRTEDVRYDIAEAWLRD, encoded by the coding sequence ATGAGCCCGAACCAGCAGGTCGCCTGGCGCCAGTCCGTCATCCAGATCACCCGCGTCCACCCGCCCTGCCCCGCCCCCTTCGACCACCACGCCGCCCGCCGGGCGCCGGCCCACGACCCGGTCCGCGCCCGCGCGGTCGTCGCCGCACTCCCCACCGTGGCCACGGTCGCCGAAGAGCTCGACCCCGTGCGCCGCCGGGACTTGGGCCACCCGAATCACCTCGAGGACCTCGACCTGGTCACCGTCGGATGCTGGGGCGGCATCGTCCAGATCAGCGACCCGGCCTTCGGTGAGGACGGCATCCTCTCCACCAACCTCGACAACGCCTTCCAGGCCCAGGTCAAGGCGCATCCCGAGGCCCGCATCACCGCCGTCTGCGAGATGTACTCGGCCGAGACCTACGGCAAGTACCTCGCCCACGTCCCCGGACAGCCCGACCTCGCCGTCGACGGCTGGGACGAGCAGTTCGTGACCGGTGACCCCGCGCGGCTCCTGCGAGCCGTCGGCGCCAACTCCGGCGCCCCCGGGGCCGAGTGCCTCGACCCCGACCAGGAGGAGCCCTACCTCGGCCTCGAGTACCTGAACCTGATCACCTGCAACCTGCATTCCGTCTGGGCGAACGAGCGACTGATGGTGTCCGTCTTCAGGGTCACCCGTACCGAGGACGTCCGGTACGACATCGCCGAGGCTTGGCTCCGGGACTGA
- a CDS encoding carbonic anhydrase, which translates to MTNRRSVLRAGALAVAALAAQLGNGTASAAAPASGGAAGVQGPGDALARLKAGNANWVADRSAHPDATSARRRDLATHQEPFAVVFSCIDSRVPPELVFDQGLGDLMVIRTAAHTRDGLVTGSLEYGPAELGAPLLVVLGHQRCGAVTAAVNSYREGERLPGHLADIASDLRAPYEEARRKGAPADQLVEATIRAQTRQTVAGLRSDRLLRPLVAAGKLRVVGAYYSLDTGEVTFSD; encoded by the coding sequence ATGACGAACCGGCGCAGCGTGCTCAGGGCAGGGGCCCTGGCGGTCGCGGCCCTGGCCGCCCAGCTGGGCAACGGGACGGCGTCCGCAGCCGCACCGGCGAGCGGCGGCGCGGCCGGGGTGCAGGGGCCCGGCGACGCGCTGGCCCGGCTGAAGGCGGGAAACGCCAACTGGGTCGCCGACCGCTCGGCGCACCCGGACGCCACGTCCGCCCGCCGCCGCGACCTCGCCACCCACCAGGAGCCGTTCGCGGTCGTCTTCTCCTGCATCGACTCCCGGGTGCCGCCGGAGCTGGTCTTCGACCAGGGCCTCGGCGACCTGATGGTGATCCGGACCGCCGCGCACACCCGTGACGGCCTGGTCACCGGCAGCCTGGAGTACGGTCCGGCCGAACTCGGCGCCCCGCTGCTGGTCGTCCTCGGCCACCAGCGCTGCGGGGCGGTCACGGCCGCGGTGAACTCCTACCGCGAGGGCGAGCGGCTGCCCGGCCACCTCGCCGACATAGCCAGTGACCTGCGTGCCCCGTACGAGGAGGCCCGCCGCAAGGGCGCCCCGGCCGACCAGCTGGTCGAGGCGACGATCCGGGCACAGACCCGGCAGACCGTGGCCGGGCTGCGGTCGGACCGGCTGCTGCGGCCGCTGGTCGCCGCCGGAAAGCTGCGGGTGGTCGGCGCGTACTACTCGCTGGACACCGGCGAGGTCACCTTCTCGGACTGA
- a CDS encoding aminoglycoside phosphotransferase family protein, with product MELIARGRDADVYALDGARVLRRYRDGAPTRLEARLMTHLAACGYPVPQVHEVTDTDLVLERLTRPTMTEALGRTPWRVGAFGRMPGGLHDRLHDRLHAIPAPSWLPARFPAAGAGAGQGRVPHLDLHPSNVITTAAGPVVIDWRNAAAGDPAADLAMTLVTVGSAEVPGPAARFGRGLLLRAARRGSGTDPGPRLQEPIAAKLADPDLTPREAAWPHARLDAPVNS from the coding sequence ATGGAGCTGATCGCGCGGGGCCGGGACGCGGACGTGTACGCGCTGGACGGGGCAAGGGTGTTGCGGCGCTACCGGGACGGGGCCCCGACCCGGTTGGAGGCGCGGCTGATGACGCACCTCGCCGCCTGCGGGTACCCCGTGCCGCAGGTCCACGAGGTGACCGACACCGATCTCGTCCTGGAGCGGCTGACCCGGCCGACGATGACCGAGGCACTGGGCCGGACCCCTTGGCGGGTGGGCGCGTTCGGCCGGATGCCGGGCGGCCTGCACGACCGGCTGCACGACCGGCTGCACGCGATCCCGGCGCCGTCCTGGCTGCCCGCGCGCTTTCCCGCCGCCGGAGCCGGCGCCGGCCAGGGCCGGGTGCCGCACCTGGACCTGCACCCGAGCAACGTGATCACGACGGCCGCCGGTCCGGTGGTGATCGACTGGCGGAACGCCGCCGCCGGCGACCCGGCCGCCGACCTGGCGATGACCCTGGTGACCGTGGGCAGCGCGGAAGTACCCGGCCCGGCGGCCCGGTTCGGACGGGGACTGCTGCTGCGGGCCGCCCGGCGGGGCTCCGGCACCGACCCCGGCCCCAGGCTCCAGGAGCCGATCGCGGCCAAGCTGGCCGACCCCGACCTGACTCCCCGCGAGGCCGCTTGGCCGCACGCCCGGCTGGACGCGCCGGTGAACTCCTGA